From Microcystis aeruginosa NIES-2549, a single genomic window includes:
- a CDS encoding AAA family ATPase codes for MDSNRLTEELKNPDFYPHSVKIPVEIIQTHASMIFLTGDYAYKVKKPVNYNFLDFSTLEKRKYYLEQELELNKKVAASIYLEVLSINDEMGSISLNGKGKAIEYILKMNQFPQECLLSKIFERGELTEKAIESLAEKVAQFHRQSLTNSYISQFGNLEIIKQAFDENYQQTEKYINFVQTQKQYDETRAYTDKFFAEHRDWLEERQIKGMIRECHGDLHLNNICQWQGEIQLFDRIEFNESFRFVDVMYDLAFTAMDLTARGREDFANLFVNTYLEQTADWEGLKVLPLYLTRQAYVRAKVNSFLLDGDSFSEKIKANAQDYYQLAWQYTQPQKPRLILMSGFSASGKSTIGKVIAQNLNAIQIRSDAVRKHLAGIDLNQTGSLDIYSLEMSQKTFARLEELARILIALGYPVILDARYDKYAWREPLLTYAKNLQIPFHIVHCHAPIEVLKQRIAARKGDISDATIEVLNAQIEKTEPFNEKEQPYLISLDTTNPNWSEFLESQLGK; via the coding sequence ATGGATAGCAACCGATTAACCGAAGAATTAAAAAATCCCGACTTTTATCCTCATTCTGTTAAAATTCCCGTTGAAATTATCCAAACCCATGCTTCAATGATCTTCTTGACAGGAGATTATGCCTATAAAGTCAAGAAACCAGTTAATTATAATTTTTTAGATTTCTCCACTTTAGAAAAGAGGAAATATTATCTAGAACAGGAACTAGAGTTAAATAAAAAAGTTGCCGCCAGTATCTATCTGGAAGTTTTGTCAATTAATGATGAAATGGGTAGCATAAGTTTAAATGGAAAAGGAAAGGCGATTGAATACATTTTAAAAATGAATCAGTTTCCCCAAGAATGTTTACTGAGTAAAATTTTTGAACGGGGAGAACTAACGGAAAAAGCGATAGAGTCTTTGGCTGAAAAGGTGGCACAGTTTCATCGGCAATCTCTGACTAATTCCTATATTAGTCAATTTGGTAATTTAGAAATTATTAAACAAGCTTTTGATGAAAACTATCAACAAACCGAGAAATATATTAATTTTGTCCAAACCCAAAAACAATACGATGAAACGAGAGCTTATACAGATAAATTCTTCGCAGAACATCGAGATTGGTTAGAAGAAAGACAAATAAAAGGGATGATTCGTGAATGTCACGGCGACTTACATTTAAATAATATCTGTCAGTGGCAGGGAGAAATACAATTATTTGATCGCATAGAATTTAATGAATCTTTTCGCTTCGTTGATGTCATGTATGATCTTGCTTTTACCGCCATGGATTTAACCGCTAGAGGGAGAGAAGATTTCGCTAATTTATTTGTCAATACTTATCTAGAACAAACCGCCGACTGGGAGGGTTTAAAAGTCTTGCCTCTCTACCTGACTAGACAAGCGTATGTGAGGGCAAAAGTCAATAGTTTTTTGCTTGATGGTGACAGTTTTTCCGAGAAAATTAAAGCCAATGCACAGGATTATTATCAATTAGCTTGGCAGTACACACAACCGCAGAAACCGAGATTAATTCTGATGTCGGGATTTTCTGCATCGGGTAAGAGTACCATAGGGAAAGTAATTGCTCAAAATCTTAATGCTATTCAGATTCGTTCCGATGCAGTTCGTAAACATTTGGCTGGAATTGACTTAAATCAAACAGGAAGTCTAGATATATATAGTCTCGAAATGAGTCAAAAAACCTTTGCTAGACTGGAGGAATTAGCCCGAATTTTAATAGCTTTAGGTTATCCAGTTATTCTCGATGCACGCTATGATAAATATGCTTGGCGAGAACCCTTATTAACCTATGCAAAAAATTTACAGATTCCTTTTCATATTGTCCATTGTCACGCACCTATAGAAGTTTTAAAACAACGGATTGCCGCTAGAAAAGGCGATATTTCTGACGCTACTATCGAGGTTTTAAATGCCCAAATTGAGAAAACAGAACCTTTTAATGAAAAAGAACAACCCTATCTAATTTCCCTAGACACTACTAACCCCAATTGGTCAGAATTTTTAGAGAGTCAATTAGGTAAATAG
- a CDS encoding phycobilisome rod-core linker polypeptide, with protein sequence MSLKASGGSSLARPQLYQTVPVSAITQAEQQDRFLDKPELNELIAYFQSGSKRLDIAQTLTRNSDLIVSRAANRIFTGGSPMAYLEKPPVEEMALVGAGKVINVQEGMKLGTVTYAESGSGGGGGFLGGLKGIFASSGPIPPGFRPINVSRYGPSNMQKSLRDLSWFLRYITYAIVAGDTSILIVNTRGLREVLENACSVDATIVALQEMRSASIEYFQRDKDAATLISDYFNILLGELKAPTPSNKLRQRPSSDQQGLSLPQSYYNAAEKRQKFVMKTGLSESEKSSIIKAAYRQIFERDITRAYSQSISDLESKVKNGDISMKEFVRRLGKSPLYRKQFFEPFINSRALELAFRHFLGRGPSSREEVQKYFSIVSSGGLAALIDALVDSQEYSDYFGEETVPYLRGLGAEAQECRNWGMQIDLFNYSAPFRKVPQFITTFAKYDRPLPDQHVYGSGNDPLEIQFGAIFPKETREPSSSPAPFGKDSKRILIHRGPATNNQNSNPGARGEFPGTLGPKVFRLNNELPGSSNGVSVKFGESSTQRVILAAYRQVFGRMPYEGQRLSVAEIKLENGDITLREFIKTLAKSEAFRKIYWTPLYVVKAIEYIHRRLLGRPTYGRQEMNQYFDICSKKGFYALIDALIDSPEYTEAFGEDTVPYERYLTPQGMQLRMVRLGNLREDIGQRVDKEETPRFIELGTPSVSIRTEPDIQSRVGQGVTVQREQTKIFKLLTNLDKVAVQNTVRAAYRQIFERDLEPYIINAEFTALESKLSNAEITVKEFIEGLGGSDLYLKEFYAPYPNTKVIELGTKHFLGRAPLNQKEIQKYNQILATKGLKAFIGAMVNSMEYLQLFGEDTVPYRRFPTLPAANFPNTERLYNKLTKQDSELVVPSFKPVVKVGG encoded by the coding sequence ATGAGTCTTAAGGCAAGCGGTGGCAGCTCCTTAGCGCGTCCCCAACTCTATCAAACCGTCCCAGTATCTGCCATTACCCAAGCAGAACAACAAGACCGCTTTCTCGATAAACCCGAACTCAATGAACTGATCGCCTACTTCCAATCGGGGAGCAAGCGCTTAGATATTGCCCAAACGCTCACCCGGAACTCCGATCTGATCGTCTCGCGGGCAGCTAACCGGATTTTTACCGGTGGTTCCCCCATGGCTTACCTAGAAAAACCCCCCGTGGAAGAAATGGCCCTGGTGGGTGCGGGTAAAGTTATCAACGTCCAGGAAGGGATGAAATTAGGAACCGTTACCTACGCTGAAAGCGGCTCTGGTGGCGGTGGTGGCTTCCTCGGTGGCTTAAAGGGGATTTTCGCCTCTAGCGGCCCGATTCCCCCCGGATTCCGACCGATTAACGTCTCTCGTTACGGTCCGAGCAATATGCAGAAGTCCCTCCGGGATTTATCCTGGTTCCTGCGTTACATTACATACGCGATCGTGGCCGGCGATACCAGTATCCTGATCGTTAATACCCGCGGTTTAAGGGAAGTTCTCGAAAATGCCTGTTCCGTCGATGCCACCATCGTGGCCCTACAGGAAATGCGGTCCGCTTCGATCGAGTATTTCCAAAGAGACAAGGATGCGGCCACTTTAATCAGTGACTATTTCAATATCCTACTGGGGGAATTAAAAGCCCCCACCCCCTCTAATAAACTGCGTCAGCGTCCCAGTAGTGACCAACAGGGTTTAAGTCTTCCCCAAAGCTACTACAACGCCGCCGAAAAACGGCAAAAGTTTGTCATGAAAACCGGTTTATCGGAGTCGGAAAAATCTTCGATTATCAAGGCCGCCTACAGACAAATTTTTGAACGGGACATCACCCGCGCCTACAGTCAGTCCATTTCTGACCTAGAATCGAAGGTGAAAAACGGCGACATCTCGATGAAAGAATTCGTCCGTCGTCTCGGTAAATCGCCTCTCTACCGCAAACAGTTCTTTGAACCTTTTATCAATAGTCGCGCCCTAGAATTGGCTTTCCGTCATTTCCTCGGTCGCGGTCCTTCCTCCCGGGAAGAAGTGCAGAAATACTTCTCGATCGTCTCTAGCGGGGGTTTAGCGGCGTTAATCGATGCTTTAGTCGATTCTCAGGAATATTCCGACTATTTCGGCGAAGAAACCGTTCCCTATCTCCGGGGTTTGGGTGCAGAAGCGCAGGAATGTCGTAACTGGGGGATGCAGATCGACCTGTTTAACTACAGCGCACCTTTCCGCAAAGTTCCCCAATTTATCACCACCTTTGCTAAATACGATCGCCCCTTACCAGATCAGCACGTTTACGGTTCCGGAAATGACCCCCTAGAAATCCAATTTGGGGCAATTTTCCCGAAAGAAACCCGCGAACCTAGTTCTAGTCCCGCTCCCTTCGGTAAAGATAGCAAACGTATCCTCATCCACCGCGGACCTGCCACTAATAACCAAAATAGCAACCCCGGCGCCCGAGGTGAATTCCCGGGTACTTTGGGACCGAAGGTTTTCCGTCTCAATAACGAGTTACCCGGTTCTAGCAATGGGGTGAGCGTTAAATTTGGTGAAAGTTCCACCCAAAGAGTGATTTTAGCGGCTTATCGTCAGGTTTTCGGTCGAATGCCCTACGAGGGTCAGCGTTTATCCGTGGCCGAGATTAAGCTAGAAAATGGCGATATTACTCTGCGCGAGTTTATCAAAACCCTAGCTAAATCCGAGGCTTTCCGGAAAATCTACTGGACTCCTCTCTATGTGGTGAAAGCGATCGAATATATTCACCGTCGTCTGCTCGGTCGTCCCACCTACGGTCGTCAGGAAATGAATCAATACTTCGATATCTGCTCGAAAAAAGGCTTCTATGCTTTAATCGATGCTCTGATCGATAGTCCTGAATATACGGAAGCTTTTGGCGAAGATACGGTTCCCTACGAGCGCTATCTAACTCCCCAAGGGATGCAGTTACGGATGGTGCGTTTGGGTAATCTCCGCGAAGATATCGGCCAAAGAGTTGATAAAGAGGAAACCCCGCGCTTTATTGAATTGGGTACACCTTCGGTCTCGATTCGCACTGAACCCGATATTCAATCTCGTGTCGGTCAAGGTGTCACGGTTCAACGGGAACAAACTAAGATCTTTAAACTGTTAACTAATCTCGATAAAGTTGCCGTACAAAATACTGTTCGCGCTGCCTATCGTCAGATTTTTGAACGGGATCTCGAACCCTATATCATCAATGCCGAATTTACCGCTTTAGAGAGTAAATTAAGCAATGCTGAGATCACGGTGAAAGAGTTTATTGAGGGTTTAGGTGGTTCGGATCTTTACCTGAAAGAATTCTATGCTCCCTATCCGAATACGAAAGTAATTGAATTGGGAACCAAGCACTTCTTAGGTCGCGCTCCCTTGAATCAAAAAGAAATCCAGAAATATAACCAAATTCTGGCAACTAAGGGGTTAAAAGCCTTTATCGGTGCCATGGTTAATAGCATGGAATACCTACAATTATTTGGTGAAGATACGGTTCCCTATCGTCGTTTCCCGACTCTACCGGCCGCTAATTTCCCCAATACGGAACGCTTATACAATAAGCTGACCAAACAGGATAGTGAACTGGTTGTCCCCAGTTTTAAACCAGTAGTTAAGGTCGGTGGCTAA
- a CDS encoding Crp/Fnr family transcriptional regulator, whose amino-acid sequence MEEKRYPAEKSAEIQKLLDTASLLVGLSPETLDQVTSHVVTRTHPANRAILLENDWGGSVYFILDGWVKIRTYNMDGKEVTLNIIGKGEIVGEMAALEESPRSTDAITLTTATISSIPAQDFVNLLKSEPLAGIRLSQLMAKRLRQLNRRLRLREADSLSRVADTLLFLAEGQGEKSGQGAIIPNLPHRELSSISGLARETVTRSLTKLEKKGLIQRQQESLCIPDLAALEKAIT is encoded by the coding sequence ATGGAAGAAAAACGCTATCCCGCGGAAAAATCAGCAGAAATTCAAAAATTATTGGATACAGCCAGTTTACTGGTCGGTTTATCGCCTGAAACCCTCGATCAAGTTACTTCTCATGTTGTCACCCGCACTCATCCCGCTAATCGGGCAATTCTATTAGAAAATGATTGGGGTGGTTCGGTTTACTTTATTCTCGATGGTTGGGTGAAAATTCGTACTTACAATATGGATGGCAAAGAAGTCACCTTAAATATCATCGGTAAAGGGGAAATAGTCGGAGAAATGGCCGCTTTAGAAGAATCTCCCCGCTCCACTGATGCTATCACCTTAACCACGGCCACAATTAGCAGTATTCCCGCCCAAGATTTTGTTAATCTGCTCAAATCGGAGCCTTTAGCGGGAATTCGTCTTTCTCAGTTAATGGCCAAGCGTTTGCGTCAGCTTAACCGGCGTTTACGTTTGCGCGAGGCCGATAGTCTCTCCAGAGTCGCCGATACTTTACTCTTTTTAGCCGAAGGTCAAGGAGAAAAAAGCGGCCAGGGTGCGATAATTCCTAATTTACCTCACCGGGAATTGAGTAGTATTAGTGGACTGGCCCGGGAAACCGTGACCCGATCCTTGACCAAATTGGAGAAAAAAGGCCTGATCCAACGACAGCAGGAATCTCTCTGTATTCCCGATCTGGCCGCTTTAGAAAAAGCGATCACCTAA
- a CDS encoding EAL domain-containing protein — translation MDQTFIQSLQSKTKHLAMLSTMIGLGQNLNLRVIAVGGESLQQLDICQRLDCEEVQGFWLTRTLNPEDVTQLLLSNCSEFPQHFIEKIN, via the coding sequence ATCGATCAAACCTTTATCCAATCTTTACAATCAAAAACCAAGCATTTAGCCATGTTATCGACTATGATCGGCCTAGGACAGAATTTGAATTTACGAGTTATTGCCGTCGGGGGAGAAAGTTTACAACAGTTGGATATTTGCCAACGTCTCGATTGTGAAGAAGTACAAGGATTTTGGTTGACTCGGACTTTGAACCCAGAAGATGTGACACAATTACTGTTAAGTAACTGTTCCGAATTCCCCCAACACTTTATTGAGAAAATAAATTAA
- a CDS encoding response regulator: protein MDKVRVIVIEDHDLTRMGLVAALQYREGIQVVGEATNGLQGLRLLEEAKPDVAIIDIGLPTIDGIELVRRFKQNCGEDGRATKILMLTMHKTQEPVLAAFTAGADSYCMKDISVDKLVEAIHSTQEGNPWIDPLIANIVLQQVRQNVPVGAAAEAKKVIIEGVDPECRQLLENAPLTERELEILDLIVAGCSNADIADRLYITIGTVKTHVRNILNKLCVDDRTQAAVLALRSGLVG, encoded by the coding sequence ATGGATAAAGTGCGGGTTATCGTTATAGAAGATCACGATCTAACACGCATGGGCTTGGTGGCAGCCCTCCAGTATCGAGAAGGTATTCAAGTGGTGGGAGAAGCCACCAATGGATTACAGGGACTGAGGCTGCTAGAGGAGGCTAAACCCGATGTTGCGATCATCGATATAGGTTTGCCGACGATCGACGGGATCGAGTTAGTGCGGCGTTTCAAACAAAATTGCGGCGAGGACGGCCGGGCCACGAAGATTCTCATGCTAACCATGCACAAAACCCAAGAACCGGTTTTAGCGGCTTTTACTGCTGGGGCTGATTCTTACTGTATGAAAGATATTAGCGTCGATAAATTAGTCGAGGCGATTCATTCCACCCAGGAAGGCAATCCTTGGATCGATCCCTTAATCGCCAATATTGTCCTGCAACAAGTGCGCCAAAATGTTCCCGTGGGTGCAGCCGCCGAGGCCAAAAAAGTGATAATTGAGGGGGTTGACCCGGAATGTCGCCAATTACTGGAAAATGCTCCCCTAACGGAACGAGAGCTAGAAATTCTGGATTTGATTGTCGCCGGTTGCAGTAACGCCGACATTGCCGACCGACTCTATATCACCATCGGCACGGTGAAAACCCATGTCCGCAATATCTTAAATAAACTCTGTGTCGATGATCGGACTCAAGCGGCAGTGCTGGCCCTGCGATCGGGATTAGTGGGTTAA
- a CDS encoding gamma-glutamyltransferase, whose product MFAPLILSKTPEGNRLSGHGRSRFSGIVKFQSNFDGFAIAILVPQTGIALPNRASGFSLEFGHPNPINPAKRPFHLIIPSFLRWDDGNFDGCADATPKPPINGGKHG is encoded by the coding sequence TTGTTCGCACCATTAATTCTATCAAAAACCCCAGAAGGGAACCGTCTATCTGGCCACGGGCGATCGAGATTTTCTGGTATTGTAAAGTTTCAATCCAATTTTGATGGTTTTGCCATTGCTATTTTAGTCCCCCAGACGGGAATCGCCCTGCCTAACCGTGCTAGTGGTTTTAGCCTCGAATTCGGTCATCCTAACCCCATTAACCCCGCTAAACGCCCTTTTCATCTGATTATCCCCAGTTTTCTCCGTTGGGATGATGGTAATTTTGATGGGTGCGCCGATGCAACCCCAAAGCCCCCGATAAATGGCGGTAAACATGGTTGA
- a CDS encoding EAL domain-containing protein: MINGSSNTRYLLIVEDPQGRRTITLEEMKYSLGRKSDNQIVLRSKHASRYHATLIKKSIDRQKFSYWILDGDLEGNKSHNGIYVNGSKCLIHELKDGDLINFGCDINASFHLIASQAKIEQAPVKSLGQLQGNLTENQTHSSQNDLHAKSTLIIHQSPSEIISFDSQIQEEYSSIVFTDLPNRSLFNEYLSSAINNAQKNNKLIGLLLLDLERLRNVNNQLGYRLRDKLLKILIERLIKSLRSEDIVAHWRGYEFIILLPQINDANDLEKVSQRIIKTLESNYEIENHSLVVQLSLGSVIYPPDGTDRKVILQKLEENLVAVKNNTNNNPQIESVNVPSKNTRSSKVEYFLYQAMRNNELALYYQPQVNIPQRQVEGLEVLLRWLHPQFGLIAPNRFLPLVEESELILELNRWVLKNACQQAQIWQQRGLLYTPISINLSPHQLRDPQLFTTLKEVLTETKIGTFFLEMEITETSLLENSRETSRILGDLQKLGISITLDDFGSGYASIAYLGQFPVKKLKIEQSLTKKLTITPQDTRFISSLLAIAKSFNLIVIAKGVETQQQLEILQELGCERIQGNRISCPLAVEEMTKFLHIHRTLSVISDQLPVSDVGF, from the coding sequence ATGATTAATGGTTCATCCAATACCCGTTATCTCCTCATTGTGGAAGATCCTCAGGGGAGAAGAACAATTACCCTAGAGGAAATGAAATATTCTCTCGGACGTAAGTCCGATAATCAAATTGTTCTTCGCTCCAAACACGCGTCTCGCTATCATGCGACTTTAATTAAAAAGAGTATTGATCGCCAAAAATTTTCCTATTGGATTCTTGATGGTGATTTAGAGGGAAATAAAAGTCATAATGGCATTTATGTCAATGGGTCTAAATGCTTAATTCATGAATTAAAAGATGGTGATTTAATTAACTTTGGCTGTGATATAAATGCCAGTTTTCATTTAATAGCCAGTCAAGCAAAAATAGAGCAAGCACCAGTTAAAAGTCTAGGACAGTTACAAGGGAACCTGACGGAAAATCAAACCCATTCTAGCCAGAATGACCTCCATGCAAAAAGTACCTTAATTATCCATCAATCCCCATCCGAAATCATTAGTTTTGATAGCCAGATTCAAGAGGAATATTCTTCTATTGTTTTCACGGATTTACCTAACCGTTCTCTCTTTAATGAATATCTCTCAAGTGCTATTAATAATGCCCAGAAAAATAATAAACTGATCGGGCTGTTATTATTGGACCTAGAGCGGCTAAGAAATGTCAACAATCAACTAGGTTATCGACTGAGAGATAAACTATTAAAAATCTTAATTGAACGTTTAATAAAAAGTTTGCGATCAGAAGATATAGTCGCCCATTGGAGAGGGTATGAATTTATTATCTTGCTGCCACAAATTAATGATGCTAATGATCTGGAAAAAGTTAGTCAAAGAATTATTAAAACCCTAGAAAGTAATTACGAAATCGAAAATCACTCCCTAGTCGTGCAATTAAGTTTAGGTTCAGTTATCTATCCCCCCGACGGCACAGACAGGAAAGTAATATTACAGAAACTGGAGGAAAATTTAGTAGCAGTCAAGAATAATACAAATAATAACCCCCAGATAGAGTCAGTTAATGTTCCCTCCAAAAATACTCGTAGTTCTAAAGTTGAATATTTTCTCTATCAGGCAATGAGAAATAATGAATTAGCTCTTTACTATCAACCGCAAGTTAATATCCCTCAGAGGCAAGTGGAAGGATTGGAGGTATTATTGCGCTGGTTACACCCTCAATTCGGATTAATCGCTCCCAATCGTTTTTTACCCTTAGTCGAAGAAAGCGAGTTAATCCTTGAGCTTAATCGTTGGGTGCTAAAAAATGCCTGTCAACAGGCACAAATATGGCAGCAGCGGGGATTATTATACACTCCCATCTCGATCAATCTGTCCCCACACCAATTGCGCGATCCCCAGTTGTTCACCACCCTAAAAGAAGTCTTGACTGAAACCAAAATCGGGACTTTCTTTCTGGAGATGGAAATAACCGAGACAAGTTTACTGGAAAATAGCCGCGAAACCAGTCGAATTCTTGGGGATTTGCAGAAATTGGGTATTAGTATTACCCTCGATGATTTTGGCAGCGGTTACGCTTCGATCGCCTATCTCGGTCAATTTCCCGTGAAAAAACTGAAAATAGAGCAATCTTTAACAAAAAAACTGACGATTACTCCCCAAGATACCCGTTTTATCTCGTCATTGCTGGCGATAGCGAAAAGTTTTAACTTAATAGTGATCGCCAAGGGAGTGGAAACCCAGCAACAACTAGAAATCCTGCAAGAATTAGGTTGTGAGAGAATCCAAGGCAATCGCATCAGTTGCCCCCTAGCAGTGGAGGAAATGACTAAATTTCTCCACATCCACCGCACGCTCTCAGTAATCAGTGATCAGTTACCAGTATCAGATGTGGGTTTTTAG
- the cutA gene encoding divalent-cation tolerance protein CutA yields the protein MTERLTGFGVVLVTTASETEAEHLAIALLNDRLAACVSIYPIRSIYRWQGQIENEREWQLAIKTDLKQFEQLSAKIQELHSYAVPEIIALPLVAGSQTYLDWLASHTGGVSE from the coding sequence ATGACTGAAAGATTAACTGGTTTTGGAGTGGTGCTGGTGACAACGGCCAGCGAAACGGAAGCGGAACACCTAGCGATCGCCTTACTTAACGATCGCCTGGCTGCTTGTGTCAGTATTTACCCGATTCGTTCCATTTATCGTTGGCAGGGACAGATTGAAAACGAGCGCGAATGGCAATTAGCGATCAAAACCGATTTAAAGCAGTTTGAGCAGTTATCGGCGAAGATACAGGAACTGCATAGCTATGCCGTCCCGGAAATCATCGCTTTACCTCTTGTTGCGGGTTCTCAGACCTATTTAGACTGGTTAGCCTCCCATACAGGTGGGGTGTCAGAATAG
- a CDS encoding phosphoribulokinase: protein MANKPERVVLIGVAGDSGCGKSTFLRRLTDLFGAEFMTVICLDDYHCLDRKQRKEVGVTALNPKANNFDLMYEQIKALKEGQAINKPIYNHETGMIDPPEIIEPNKVIVIEGLHPLYDERVRDLLDFSVYLDISDEVKVNWKIQRDMAERGHTYDDVMAAINSRKPDFSAYIDPQRQYADVVIQVLPTQLLEDHESKLLRVRLIQKEGVENFEPAYLFDEGSTIDWRPCGRKLTCAYPGIKLYYGPDGFLGNEVSILELDGQFDNLEEMIYIESHLSKTGTKYYGEMTELLLKHKDYPGSTNGTGLFQVLVGLKMRETYEKLMAAEAKVAAQV from the coding sequence ATGGCCAATAAGCCAGAGCGCGTGGTTCTAATCGGTGTAGCTGGGGACTCCGGTTGTGGGAAGTCTACTTTTTTACGTCGTTTGACGGATTTATTCGGGGCCGAGTTTATGACGGTGATCTGTTTAGATGACTACCATTGTCTCGATCGCAAACAGAGAAAAGAGGTGGGTGTCACCGCACTCAATCCGAAAGCGAATAACTTTGACCTGATGTATGAGCAGATTAAAGCTCTCAAGGAAGGTCAAGCCATTAATAAACCTATTTATAATCATGAAACGGGGATGATCGATCCCCCCGAAATCATCGAACCGAATAAGGTAATCGTGATCGAGGGACTACACCCCTTATATGATGAACGAGTGCGGGACCTATTAGATTTCAGCGTTTATCTCGATATTAGCGATGAAGTCAAAGTTAACTGGAAAATTCAACGGGATATGGCCGAGCGCGGTCACACCTATGATGATGTGATGGCGGCTATTAATTCTAGAAAACCGGATTTCAGTGCCTATATCGATCCCCAAAGACAGTACGCTGACGTGGTGATTCAAGTGCTGCCCACCCAATTACTTGAAGATCATGAAAGTAAATTACTACGGGTACGTTTAATTCAGAAAGAAGGGGTGGAAAACTTTGAACCCGCTTATCTGTTTGATGAAGGTTCCACCATTGATTGGCGGCCCTGTGGTCGTAAATTGACCTGCGCTTATCCCGGCATTAAACTCTACTATGGTCCAGATGGCTTCTTGGGGAATGAAGTGTCGATTCTGGAACTAGATGGTCAATTCGATAACCTGGAAGAAATGATCTACATCGAAAGCCATTTGAGCAAAACTGGCACTAAATACTACGGTGAAATGACCGAATTACTGCTCAAACACAAAGATTATCCCGGTTCTACCAATGGTACGGGTTTATTCCAAGTATTGGTCGGTCTCAAAATGCGTGAAACCTACGAAAAACTAATGGCCGCTGAAGCAAAAGTGGCAGCCCAAGTCTAG
- the mtnA gene encoding S-methyl-5-thioribose-1-phosphate isomerase encodes MTTNNTESNSIYPVRWQDNKVWLIDQTRLPNEYGEVEITSSESMARAIETMIVRGAPAIGVAAAYGMVLGAQEIKTDQTEEFLADLTRVADRLAQTRPTAVNLFWAIERMLKVARESGPEVAIISKNLLETAQNIQKEDVETCRAIGHHGLLALPEQPEKLTILTHCNTGSLATAGYGTALGVIRSAWTAGRLIQVYADETRPRLQGAKLTAWECVREGIPVTVITDSMAAHCMQQKLIDAVIVGADRIAANGDTANKIGTYSLAVLAKAHNVPFYVAAPLSTVDFSLKDGTGIPIEQRDSAEIYQVGTTTLSPRDVNFYNPAFDVTPAALITAIITEKGSVTPAELIFLQDS; translated from the coding sequence ATGACCACAAACAATACCGAGAGTAACTCGATATATCCGGTACGTTGGCAAGATAACAAAGTCTGGCTGATCGATCAAACCCGTTTACCGAACGAGTATGGGGAAGTTGAGATCACCAGCAGTGAGTCCATGGCCCGGGCGATCGAAACGATGATTGTCCGCGGCGCTCCGGCGATCGGGGTAGCGGCTGCATACGGTATGGTTTTAGGAGCGCAGGAAATTAAAACCGACCAGACAGAGGAATTTCTGGCTGATTTAACTAGAGTAGCCGATCGATTAGCCCAAACCCGGCCGACGGCGGTGAATTTATTCTGGGCGATCGAGCGAATGCTAAAAGTGGCCAGGGAAAGTGGACCAGAAGTGGCAATAATTAGCAAAAATCTCCTTGAAACTGCCCAAAATATCCAAAAAGAAGACGTGGAAACCTGTCGGGCGATCGGTCACCATGGTTTATTGGCGCTGCCGGAGCAGCCGGAAAAACTGACAATTCTAACCCACTGTAATACTGGTTCCCTGGCCACGGCTGGTTATGGCACTGCTTTAGGGGTAATTCGTTCCGCTTGGACGGCTGGTAGATTAATACAAGTGTATGCAGATGAAACCCGGCCACGGCTGCAAGGGGCAAAATTAACTGCCTGGGAATGTGTGCGGGAGGGAATCCCCGTCACCGTGATCACCGATAGCATGGCGGCCCACTGTATGCAGCAAAAACTGATCGATGCGGTGATCGTTGGGGCCGATCGCATTGCGGCCAATGGGGACACGGCCAACAAAATCGGCACCTATTCCCTCGCGGTGCTGGCAAAAGCTCATAATGTGCCTTTTTATGTGGCCGCACCCCTATCGACGGTGGATTTTTCCCTTAAGGATGGTACGGGTATACCGATCGAACAGCGCGATAGTGCCGAAATTTATCAGGTGGGGACAACTACCCTTTCCCCTAGAGATGTTAACTTTTATAACCCCGCTTTCGATGTTACTCCCGCCGCTTTAATCACCGCAATCATCACGGAAAAAGGATCGGTAACACCTGCTGAATTAATTTTTTTACAGGACTCCTAG
- a CDS encoding gamma-glutamyltransferase, whose product MVDHHFNPQTALDAPRWRFLRGNSVLLERGAAPELLPGLTPRVHQVAIADSSHFGKGQIIRQIANLGPMG is encoded by the coding sequence ATGGTTGACCATCATTTCAATCCTCAAACCGCCCTTGATGCCCCTAGATGGCGATTTTTACGGGGAAACAGCGTACTTTTAGAAAGGGGTGCAGCCCCCGAATTACTCCCCGGATTAACCCCCAGAGTCCATCAGGTAGCGATCGCAGATTCCTCCCATTTTGGCAAGGGTCAAATTATCCGGCAAATTGCGAACCTCGGTCCGATGGGTTAG